ATTTACAACTTCGAGCCTTGGGACTTGCCTGGTTCGTCTCACTCATTTTCTTCTGCTTGAGTAAAGTTTATGTTGTGatcaaaaagattttaaaaaagagagtaaagtttatgtttctctgttttccttttgctcttctttttttttttttaacaatttctttatatttggCAGATAAATCAATCGTTAAATCGGACAGTGAATGGTTCTTTTTCTGTGCTCGTGGTAAGAAGTATCCACACGGTTCACAGAACAGAAGAGCAACCAAGATCGGATACTGGAAAGCCACTGGCAAAGAACGTAACGTCAAGTCTGGTTCTGAGGTCATTGGAACAAAGAGGACGCTTGTCTTCCACATTGGTCGTGCCCCAAAAGGAGGAAGAACGGAATGGATTATGCATGAGTACTGCATGATTGGAGTATCACtagtaataattattatatacattaattCTGTTTCTTGAATACTTTTCTTCCCGATTAGCTTTATGTTTCTTTACATTTCTTATATAGAATGCGCTGGTTATTTGCCGGCTTAGGAGGAATACAGAATTTCAAGGAGCTACGAGTCAAAAGCCCCCACCACAGCCACAGCCACAGCCAAGTTTATCACTTGACAAGAACACAAACTTGCAGAACCGAACTGTTTCTGGTTGGGAAAATATAGTTGATTATTACTTATCAGGTGAATCAGGGCATGAACTACTCAGTGAAATAGCAGAATCCTCGCAATCTTCACATAATCCACAggtttgatcttcttcttttacAAAATGGTTTATGTCTTGAAGTCTTAATGAGATTTTCCCATGTTTCTAGGTTCCTAGTGAAGAAGATTTGTATGCCGATATCCTGAGGGATGACATAGTGAAGCTAGATGATCCGGCAGACTCCGGTAATACACTGATCGATGTCCCCAGGCTTCAATCAGAGTCCACAACGACCAGAGTACTGCCTTTACCCAGCATGGTAGACAAACAAATGCAATCACTGCTACAGAGACTGCCATTACAGAATGACATTGGTGAAGAAAACAACATATCAATGTCCGGTTGCTTTATTGGTATTTACTCGATTAAGTCCATAAACCGAGCGAGATGGGATGTTATTACTTGGGTGCTGGTTATGATAGCCGTGTTGGTGTTTTATCTGGTGTGACGTTGAAGAGGCATCATCTTCGTGGGCATATGGCTGTGTTTATGTCTTTAATGTTGAGTGCATACAGTTCACATCATCATTCTCAATACTATAAATGTATGTATGTACTGTAGCCATCTATGCGTACTAAGTAAATTAAATTGTAGTTTATGATGTACTAGTATTTTCCCGGGCAGTTGCGCGGATggttaatttcttttaatatataccgtaaaataaaatctaactttttattagaaaaaaacaattacatttAGATATATGGCCAAAAGTTAAGAGTTACATGTAATAAACCAAATTATAGTTAAACATTACTCTTTGAATTATATATTGACAAAACAAACTAACAGATTTTAACAATAAAACTATACACGTAACTAATACACTAATCAGAATATCTTTAAGAATCTGATTAGCTACACAATTACACATTATTTTCAACATCCTTATCTTCCTCTAGTTAGTCTAAATCTTATTCCACTTAAACAACTATTTGCCTTTTAAATGTTACTATCTTCATCTGCAAAAACCACAgaatagatttttaaaagttcACACGTATCCTACCACTGTATAACAGAAAAATATATGACGGAAATTGATTAACAAAAATAACACGTAAAAATGAAAAAGTCAACATAACAAAGAAGAGTGAGAATTTGCATAAATCCAGAAATTATGGATATTGGATAATGTATACAGTAAATTATAACAACTTACAGTACAATACCGCGATGAACAATTGACCTTGACCTGGTTACCGATGTGTCTTCGTCTTCACGTTTTTTCAATAGTGAAAAAATGACATAGCCTTCTTCCTTTTTTCTGTAACTTAACATAGGCTTCTGTTGCCCTGTAATAAACATAATAAGCCaaaacttatttttcttttgtaactaAGCCAAAACTTCTTactggaagaaattcaaaagcaTCGAAATaccatggtttttttttttgctaaaacataccatggttttttttttgtaaaataaaaacatatcatGGTTAactcaaagaaaaatatcaaaatcctCATGTCTACTGTCTTCTTGTCTTCCTAGGAATAAgccattcaaaacaaaaattgtaaatacTCAATCTtgttcgtcaaaaaaaaaaatactcaatctttcttttgtttgtcaaagaaagaaaaagttttattatataccTTAAAAATCCCTTATATAACAGTCGTATATACATAATATTACCTCAATTGTTGTTGACGATGCTATGATTTTCTATTATATTGCTCCATTTAAAAACCCCTTCAAAAAGTGATGAAGTATACGGAAACTatgaatcaaagagagaaaagaacgCAAATTATATATAGAAGATAAAACAGTTATGTAAATGACAGAAAACCTTAGAACGTGATAGTAGTGATCTTAGAGAATATAGAGATTTTTTCTTTGCAGTTTAAATCGtaagattttcttttgttagtcaaagttttaattttcaCCTTTGCTTTTTACATTTGTCTAACTGCCTGtttccattattttattttattaattttatttttgattatccACATGTCAGAATTCTATTGGTGAGACGACTTGTGCTTTAGTATACATGGATGACCTGATCAACATATTTCACTTTATCCACATGCAAATTGCATATCTATCGACCAACAAGTTATGATGATATACGAGGCATTTGTTGATAAATTCACAAGTTTGAATAGAAACACTCTTTGTGCAAGTTCCTCAGACGAAACACCTTAAAGGTCTAGCTAACATTTGCAAGGCAACAAAAGGAATAAACATGTTATTATAACCAATCACTGTGACAATTACATTAGACTTCACATATCTTCATCTCTATTCACTTCTGCACCACATTCCATTCCTTTTTTTCCTTACAcaatgaatattttcaaatacataacataacaaataaacaaaaaagtatatatgaaagaaaaaaaatatcagcttCATTTTCACGCCGCGGAGATAACATTTTGTTCCCAGTCTATAGACCAAGACTTGTCTCGAGCTTATGAGGTCCCTCTAGCAACTGTTGTTTCCCCTGTTGCTGGGACCAGTAGGCATGAGCCATCAGTACCCGGTCTAAGAGCTCCTGGGGAACAGGCTCACCTCTCCTTTGTTGAGGCGATATTCTTGCTGTGTGCACCAACGTCTTCCATTTGTCCTATCATTCACATATATAATAACTTCTTTGGCACGCAACATACCTCATTTACAGACTGAGCGttaaaaggatatatatattttttttttattaccttCAAATCGACATAAGTCCGGTGCTTTGCGTTATCAAAAGCTCGTAGCTTAACATCACGCCACCTGCAAATAGATGCATACATCAATATTATCTCTTTCTTGGACCATTAGGACTTTTATTTTTGGTGTAACATTAACAAATCAGTAACCTTCCGGTCCCAAGTCTCTCCACAGCTTGAACAAGGACCTCAACTTCTGCAACAGAGAAAGGTCGACGGATTCTGCGCTGAGCCACCTCAGATCGCTTAGGTTTCCGAGGTGGGACTACGTTTAAAGCCTGAGCATGCAGAGGAGCAACAGGAATCAAGGCTCTGGAGTAGACGGGTTTACCCCTATTTGATGCAGAGGGTTTGGAGTCAAGGTCACTATCTACAGAGTTACTAGGTTTAGCATGTTTCCCTAGTGATGGGAGACACctaatgaacaaacaaacacattgggaaaatgatttttttttcctacacCAAAGAAGGAAAAATTGATATTTGAAGTAAAACTGACCTTGTTAGAGTGTGATGAGGTACATTACATGGACGCACAAAATCAGAATCTTCAGGAGACAGCTGTTTTTTGGATTGTGGAGGATTGGGCTCAAGACAAAAGCCTAAGGTATCTGAAAGAGTGTCTAGAGAGATTCCACTCTGAAGAAGCATTTTATTGTCGTCTCTAACTTTTTTTCCATGAACAAGAACTCCTATGCGTAGTCCACCTTCAAGTATAGTGGTCACAGCTTCCAAGACTGTCCTCTAGCGGAAGATAAGTACATTCTCATTATTTTCCACAATTATGAGTGACTCTTTTTCTAAGCTTAAAAATGTTCAAACCTTTAGCGAACCAACGGTAGCAGTCTCTGGAATATCAATGAAAATCTCAGGAACTCTAAATGACTTGATTCCAAATTTCACTAACCACAACAAAGAAATATCAACAAAGTCAATACAAAACTCTTGAGTGATAGAAACAAGAAAaaccttaattaaaaacataccGTGAGAATCTCGTGATTGTAAAGGGGGTTGCTTCTGACAAGCTATGGTTGACATAAAAGCTgaagctgcaaaaaaaaaaaaaaaagctcaaaGTCAATCATCATGATgtagttttgaggatgaagctTTAAACTACTAGCTTCTGGTTATACCCTTTCGAGGTGAACCAGAAAGGCCTTCATTTCTAACTGCTGCTTCTGATTGTGAGGCTGTATAACCATCAAAGTATCTTCTTTTCTTGATTGGATATCTCCTCTCTGATCTTAAGCTTTTGAAACAATGTTTCTTGCTGTAGTAACCAGGCTTCAAGTCCAAGTCTAAAACAttctcaccaaaaaaaaaaaacatataggTAAACccataaaaatggaaaaaagaatatatgtcGTCTAGTCCATATATATGCTCTCACCTGTATCAGTTACCGTTGTCTCTTTCTGCTTTGAAGAGACTTTACAATACTTTGAAGCCAAAACTTTCTTTATTCTTCTGTCTCCTATTCGAAGAGTTGACCTAAATGTTTTCGTTGCGTAACGTGCTGAGAAGTTTTCGCCATCACCATTGAGTAACTCTATATCATCAGAGCACACCGAACGAGGGATTGGTTTCTTGAAGTCACTACCTATATGATGCTTATTCTCAGCTATAACATCCCTTGATAACTCTGGTTCACAATTATTTATTAGCCTCTTATGCATTGATGATGATATCTTATCATTAGTCTCTGACCTAAAACGAACACTCTGACCTAATTCTTGAGTGCCAAGCTTCTCCGAGGAATCAGAAGTTATACCAGAGGTAGATCCAAAATGAAAATCTTTGGGAGGAGTTGGAGATCTTTGAGACTTTGGAAGGATCTCAGAGACAAAGAATCTCCTTTCAGCATTATTGTTATGAATGTGATCACAGTTAGTCTCTTCTACCACTGTTTGATGGCCACCGTAATTCGGTTCTGTCTTAACAGCACAATGATCTTCTTCATTGGTATCCCCTATGGCGTTGTTacttgaggaagaagaatgCCCACCACTTTCAAGCAGAAGGTTACCAGCTACTGCTGCCAGCAAATCGAAGGAAGATATTTGATTCTTCTTGAAAGCACTCTTCTAGcaaaaccagaaacacacatatCAGAGGGGAAGAACCTACATtgcaacataaaaaaaaatgttggaaACAGACAAAGTTTATGAATCTATTTACTCTTGGTGATCTTGTAGCTCGAGGTGTAGGAGGCACCTCATAGCCATTGAATCCATAGTCGAGCCTCTTCTGAAACACCATGATTTCAAGAACAAATTACATTCAACAAAAGCAAGACAAGAAGACCCCTGCAGAAAGATAAATTAGGTTAAATTATTAATGCCTTAGAATATTCCAACAGATTCTGTAAGACATTATATTTCCGGTTTCAGAGGATATTTTGTAAAACCTCGCTAGAACCCAAGCCATTGAAGTTTCTATTAACCAAGATCTAATGCTTCATTCATTTGatgttataagaaaaaaacagaggcATGGTTCAGACAGAAATttctataaccaaaaaaaaaacaattagaataCATTTTCACGAAAACAAAACACATTTCAGGTTCTGAGAAACGAAATTCAACATGGATCCCGTCCAAAAGatccatttttgttgttgtatgcTCTAGAAACAAGTATCGCTCATTACACTAAAAACGCAATCTAAATAGCATATCCAAGAAAACAATAAAGATTTCTCACCTTTTTCTCTGAAAAAACAAGGCAGTCAAAATCTCTAACGAGAAGCACAACGAAAGGTATAAGGAAAGGCTTTTCTCTATTTGTTGTTGCTGTCGAAGTTCTGTGAAAAGGAAAAACCCCTTTTGGTTTGTgtggaaacaaaagaaatagTACGGGACGTAACAAAGGGCTTAAACCCACTGGTCTTATACCAGTAACATCGGGACGTGTCTGAAGAGCGAATAACAGGCTATTACCAGTAAAACCCCCTCCATTACCCCCTGAAGACTTGTTCTTCCTCTTTCTTGGGTGACCCACCACTGTCTCACGAACTTCCTTTACCTTCGGACACGTGGTGTCTCTGTCGGATCGTGCGTCTTTTTAACCACACACAAACTTCGACAAAAACGTTCAGTCACAAAAGCCAttgtaaatgtttttctttAGTCCAATCCAtgtcattctctttttttttttattgtttcagtttcatatattttctattttattagaCTACTTCATTGAAATGAGAGCCTAGGCCCAAAACAAGGAAACGAGGGGTTTTGAGTGGGTAAGGAAGTGTTTAATAGACTTAGGCCCAATATTTAGAATGGATAGCCCAACCAGGTTCGTGAAATATTAGTTACAGACGAGGGTATATATTGAAACTGCTACACTCCGGTGGATTTAAATCATCCTTAGAATGGCTTCCGGCAATGATGAATTTCAAACAATGGATTCAATAGTATAACATGAAGCTTTTTTACATAATATTCACATTACAGACTTAAATGCAACCTGTGGAGATCGAGTACCTTTCAAAGAAGGAAAAAACAAATAGATGAAAAGATTAACGAGCTGAAGGAGTGTCACTGACACTGGCGAAGCTTATGCTATGTCCCGTGGACTTGGATGAATTTGCATTTTGGCTCCTTCTTTTACTTAGGTTCTCATATACTTCCAAACACTCATTTAGTTCATGAGCAACCCTTGTCATGTTTGGTCTCTCTGTGGAAGAAGGGTTAATGCATGACACTGCTAATTCCACAGCTTTCCAAGATGAACCTGTGTCATATTCTCGTTGGAGTTTCGGATCCATAATACTTTCAATATCACCATTTGCCAGCATAGACTTGGCCCATTCCACTATGTAAGAATTTTCACGTGATTGGTCAATCACCGGTTGGCCAGTGATAATCTCCAGTAACACAATCCCAAAACTGTAAACATCACTCTTCTCCGTTAACCAATTCTTTTGATAGTATCTGCAAGAAAATACTCTGAAGatgttagatttttttgtattatttattaaacactaaataaaCATCTCTTAAACTACAATGTGAACTAGAATTTACTCGGGATCAAGATATCCAATAGTTCCAGCAACGTTTGTTGttgatatatgatttttactTCCCACAAGGAAAGATCTCGAAAGTCCAAAATCGGCAAGTTTGGCTTCAAAATGTTGTCCTAACAATATATTTGTACTTTTCACATCTCTATGAACCATTGGCGGCTTACATCCAATATGCAAATATTCAATTCCTAGTACAATGAAAACCCCATATGTTAGCTACTTATCATTAAAAAGAGTTGAAAAGGAATAtgaatatacaaaaatataacaattGGAACTAACAAAAATTGACAAACCTAGAGCAGACTCAATAGCTATTTTAAGTCTACTCCGCCAGTTTAAAACAGAGCCATCACGTTCTCCTGCCAAAATTCACCATATAGTTTTAAAACCCCTTTGATTTAGAAGAGGTAACTAACTCagtttgttttcaaaataatttaaatagtttacCTGAGAGATGTTCCTTTAAGTTCCCATTTTCCATGAACTCGTAGATTAGAGCTAAGTCATTCCCTTCATCACAATATCCGATGAGGCTAACTAGATTTACGTGGTGAACTCTTAAAAGTAGTTCAACCTAAAAATCAAGAATATAAAAGGGTAAATGATTCATGAAGTCATGATTTCCTGAAAATTTAGGGAAAGGTTTTAGTGTGATTAAGTACTTCTGTTTTGAATTCCTTATAGCCTTGAGTTGATGACTGAGAGAGAACTTTGACGGCTACTTGTTGATTATTTAGAAAACCCTGACAAACAACACCGAAGCCTCCTTTGCCAAGAACAACTTGAAAGTGATTAGTCATATTTTTGACCTCTGAATATGTAAATCTTCTGTTTTTCAATTCTAGTGATGGACGTttaactgcaaaaaaaaaataaaaattgaaggATCCATGAGTTTTCATACTTTCACAATGgatcatatatttttctaactACCTTTACAGGTTGATGGCTTTTTCCTTTTGAAAATGAAGACTAGGACCACAACAGCAATGATAATGGCCACAAAAGAAAGAGATGCACCAACAACAGCCGCCATggggaatttttttttgcatgatttACATGTCCTTAGATATCCATCAAGACTAAGGAATAAAACATTGTTGAAGACATAGGTATTGAAACAAAGTGGATGATACATAACATAAAGAGATAATCTGAAATAAGAAACCTTACGTTAGCTTTAGTCCTTCTTTTTCCCTATCAAGCAGGGCTTGAGGAATGCGGCCACTAAATTTATTTCCACTTAAGTTTCTGTGGATAATGAGGTCATTAGGAATTGATATCACAAAAAAATGTTGTGCTTTTCAGAAAACTTACAAGACCACCAATGATTTCAATATCTTGGCTAGAAATTCAGGCACTTCTCCAGTCAAGTTGTTTCTCGATAAG
This sequence is a window from Raphanus sativus cultivar WK10039 unplaced genomic scaffold, ASM80110v3 Scaffold2352, whole genome shotgun sequence. Protein-coding genes within it:
- the LOC130505533 gene encoding telomere repeat-binding protein 5-like; this translates as MVFQKRLDYGFNGYEVPPTPRATRSPRKSAFKKNQISSFDLLAAVAGNLLLESGGHSSSSSNNAIGDTNEEDHCAVKTEPNYGGHQTVVEETNCDHIHNNNAERRFFVSEILPKSQRSPTPPKDFHFGSTSGITSDSSEKLGTQELGQSVRFRSETNDKISSSMHKRLINNCEPELSRDVIAENKHHIGSDFKKPIPRSVCSDDIELLNGDGENFSARYATKTFRSTLRIGDRRIKKVLASKYCKVSSKQKETTVTDTDLDLKPGYYSKKHCFKSLRSERRYPIKKRRYFDGYTASQSEAAVRNEGLSGSPRKASAFMSTIACQKQPPLQSRDSHVKFGIKSFRVPEIFIDIPETATVGSLKRTVLEAVTTILEGGLRIGVLVHGKKVRDDNKMLLQSGISLDTLSDTLGFCLEPNPPQSKKQLSPEDSDFVRPCNVPHHTLTRCLPSLGKHAKPSNSVDSDLDSKPSASNRGKPVYSRALIPVAPLHAQALNVVPPRKPKRSEVAQRRIRRPFSVAEVEVLVQAVERLGTGRWRDVKLRAFDNAKHRTYVDLKDKWKTLVHTARISPQQRRGEPVPQELLDRVLMAHAYWSQQQGKQQLLEGPHKLETSLGL
- the LOC130505536 gene encoding leucine-rich repeat receptor-like serine/threonine-protein kinase At2g14510, with protein sequence KDYNPPQDVIKTAAVPANASEPMTFSWTLDTSDDETYAYLYMADIQKVRNNDTREFDIIANGKVEFDPYSPMKFEVEVLFNRVPLKCEGGLCRVQLSRTRKSTLSPLMNALEIFQVIEFPQSETNQDDVSAMKNIRDTYGLNKISWQGDPCVPKQFLWSGLRCNVIDVSTPPRIVALDLSSSGLSGDIPPMIQNLTQLQELDLSRNNLTGEVPEFLAKILKSLVVLNLSGNKFSGRIPQALLDREKEGLKLTLDGYLRTCKSCKKKFPMAAVVGASLSFVAIIIAVVVLVFIFKRKKPSTCKVKRPSLELKNRRFTYSEVKNMTNHFQVVLGKGGFGVVCQGFLNNQQVAVKVLSQSSTQGYKEFKTEVELLLRVHHVNLVSLIGYCDEGNDLALIYEFMENGNLKEHLSGERDGSVLNWRSRLKIAIESALGIEYLHIGCKPPMVHRDVKSTNILLGQHFEAKLADFGLSRSFLVGSKNHISTTNVAGTIGYLDPEYYQKNWLTEKSDVYSFGIVLLEIITGQPVIDQSRENSYIVEWAKSMLANGDIESIMDPKLQREYDTGSSWKAVELAVSCINPSSTERPNMTRVAHELNECLEVYENLSKRRSQNANSSKSTGHSISFASVSDTPSAR
- the LOC108856249 gene encoding NAC domain-containing protein 60 isoform X2, producing MAAVSRDTTVSVAVSTVFPGFKFSPTDIELISYYLKRKMDGLERSVEIIPELDIYNFEPWDLPDKSIVKSDSEWFFFCARGKKYPHGSQNRRATKIGYWKATGKERNVKSGSEVIGTKRTLVFHIGRAPKGGRTEWIMHEYCMIGVSLNALVICRLRRNTEFQGATSQKPPPQPQPQPSLSLDKNTNLQNRTVSGWENIVDYYLSGESGHELLSEIAESSQSSHNPQVPSEEDLYADILRDDIVKLDDPADSGNTLIDVPRLQSESTTTRVLPLPSMVDKQMQSLLQRLPLQNDIGEENNISMSGCFIGIYSIKSINRARWDVITWVLVMIAVLVFYLV
- the LOC108856249 gene encoding NAC domain-containing protein 60 isoform X1 yields the protein MYTTGFSISEKLKTPFDLLSIICIDMAAVSRDTTVSVAVSTVFPGFKFSPTDIELISYYLKRKMDGLERSVEIIPELDIYNFEPWDLPDKSIVKSDSEWFFFCARGKKYPHGSQNRRATKIGYWKATGKERNVKSGSEVIGTKRTLVFHIGRAPKGGRTEWIMHEYCMIGVSLNALVICRLRRNTEFQGATSQKPPPQPQPQPSLSLDKNTNLQNRTVSGWENIVDYYLSGESGHELLSEIAESSQSSHNPQVPSEEDLYADILRDDIVKLDDPADSGNTLIDVPRLQSESTTTRVLPLPSMVDKQMQSLLQRLPLQNDIGEENNISMSGCFIGIYSIKSINRARWDVITWVLVMIAVLVFYLV